From Methylobacterium radiodurans, a single genomic window includes:
- a CDS encoding HAD family hydrolase, with the protein MQTPTLIFDCDGVLIDSEILVCRLVAEELTALGFPISVAEVIRRFAGRPEGAMLADLEGEHGTPMPEAFLARTRERTAAAYATELRAVPGVDAVLRRLRAPVCVASSSAPGKLRQGLETTGLLGHFGANVVSASAVARGKPAPDVFVYAAGWMRSAVQDCVVVEDSVPGVTAARAAAMRTFGFTGGSHCPPDLEARLRAAGAEEVFNEMAALERLLPAAFAEPLAA; encoded by the coding sequence TTGCAAACCCCGACTCTGATCTTCGACTGCGACGGCGTGCTGATCGACAGCGAGATCCTCGTCTGCCGCCTCGTAGCCGAGGAACTGACGGCGTTGGGCTTCCCGATCTCCGTGGCGGAGGTGATCCGGCGCTTCGCGGGGCGTCCGGAGGGCGCGATGCTGGCCGATCTGGAGGGGGAGCACGGCACACCCATGCCGGAAGCCTTCCTGGCCCGGACCCGCGAGCGCACCGCCGCCGCCTACGCCACCGAGCTGCGGGCGGTTCCGGGCGTGGACGCGGTCCTGCGGCGCCTACGCGCGCCGGTCTGCGTCGCCTCGAGCAGCGCGCCCGGCAAGCTGCGGCAGGGGCTTGAGACCACCGGGCTCCTCGGGCATTTCGGCGCAAACGTCGTCAGCGCCTCCGCGGTCGCGCGCGGCAAGCCGGCGCCGGACGTCTTCGTGTATGCGGCCGGCTGGATGCGCAGCGCCGTGCAAGATTGCGTCGTCGTCGAGGACAGCGTGCCGGGCGTGACCGCGGCCCGCGCCGCGGCAATGCGTACCTTCGGCTTCACCGGCGGGTCCCACTGCCCGCCCGATCTGGAGGCGCGCCTGCGGGCGGCGGGCGCAGAAGAGGTCTTCAACGAGATGGCCGCGCTGGAGCGGCTCCTGCCCGCGGCCTTCGCCGAGCCGCTGGCGGCCTGA
- a CDS encoding YgjV family protein, with translation MFPLEAAPAFVRAAAAHLDLFGLLGLCFGFAAGLMPQRRLILLCSAGCGLCFSAHFLRLGSPTGTAMNLIAVAQCLLAARFVTALGRPAWLDAAFAAFFLLAAGLTLATWNGLPSVFAGAATLVATAARLQASPQVMRLLLIGAALGWAVHNLLVGSVYGLTCDCLGLLGLTASLLRERAAERFPASTLGPVPSH, from the coding sequence ATGTTCCCCCTCGAAGCCGCCCCGGCCTTCGTGCGCGCCGCCGCGGCCCATCTCGACCTGTTCGGCCTCCTCGGCCTGTGTTTCGGATTCGCCGCCGGGCTGATGCCGCAGCGGCGGCTGATCCTGCTCTGCTCGGCGGGCTGCGGGCTCTGCTTCAGCGCGCATTTCCTGCGCCTCGGCTCCCCCACCGGCACCGCGATGAACCTGATCGCCGTGGCCCAGTGCCTGCTCGCCGCCCGCTTCGTCACGGCCCTCGGACGCCCGGCCTGGCTCGACGCGGCCTTCGCCGCCTTCTTCCTGCTCGCCGCCGGCCTGACGCTCGCCACCTGGAATGGGCTGCCCTCGGTCTTCGCGGGCGCCGCCACCCTCGTGGCGACGGCCGCGCGCCTCCAGGCCTCGCCGCAGGTCATGCGGCTCCTGCTGATCGGCGCGGCGCTCGGCTGGGCCGTCCACAACCTCCTGGTGGGCTCCGTCTACGGCCTGACCTGCGATTGCCTCGGCCTCCTCGGTCTGACGGCGTCCCTACTGCGTGAGCGGGCGGCCGAGCGCTTTCCCGCCTCGACACTCGGTCCCGTTCCGTCCCACTGA
- a CDS encoding sugar porter family MFS transporter produces MRTDTPARAAPPGMNPFMRLVASTAAIGGFLYGYDTGIIAGALLSISAEFALSHAMQEVVAAAILFGAVLGGLGTGAVSDRFGRRRTIMAIAAIFTLGATAASLAPDPTTLALARVVLGIAVGASSQSIPAYVAELAPAARRGRLVVAFSVAIGLGILSASLVGYGLQDVLSWRTMIAAGAVPALVLFAAMFTLPESPRWLVSQDRRAEARRALARVRPEGADLDGELAEVAETIRQGRAARQAGGWRGLTRAWVRPALVAGCGTAAFTQLVGIEMMIYYAPTLLKGVGFSEDGALLTNVGIAAIYLAMTALGLAIVDRVGRRRLSLLTLPGAALSLAVLGALFALGRTGPEDAPYVIACLFLFMMFQAGGLQVIGWLTGSEVYPLSVRAAGTSAQAGTVWGANLLLTGTALSLIHHLGAGGAMWVYAGLNALAFLFVWQFLPELKGRSLEEVEEALRCGHFTPEHFATGAGTLRQPAEGAAS; encoded by the coding sequence GTGAGGACGGACACCCCGGCCCGGGCTGCGCCGCCGGGCATGAACCCGTTCATGAGGCTTGTGGCCTCCACGGCGGCGATCGGCGGGTTCCTCTACGGCTACGACACCGGCATCATCGCGGGCGCGCTGCTCTCGATCAGCGCCGAGTTCGCGCTCTCGCACGCGATGCAGGAGGTCGTGGCGGCCGCGATCCTGTTCGGAGCGGTGCTGGGCGGGCTCGGGACCGGCGCGGTCTCCGACCGGTTCGGGCGGCGGCGGACCATCATGGCGATCGCCGCGATCTTCACGCTCGGCGCGACCGCCGCGAGCCTCGCGCCCGACCCGACGACGCTCGCCCTCGCCCGCGTGGTGCTCGGCATCGCGGTCGGGGCCTCGTCCCAGTCGATCCCCGCCTACGTGGCGGAGCTCGCCCCCGCCGCGCGGCGGGGACGTCTCGTCGTGGCCTTCAGCGTCGCGATCGGCCTCGGTATCCTGAGCGCGAGCCTCGTGGGCTACGGGCTGCAGGACGTGCTTTCCTGGCGCACGATGATCGCCGCGGGAGCGGTGCCGGCTCTCGTCCTGTTTGCCGCCATGTTCACCCTGCCGGAGAGCCCACGCTGGCTCGTGTCGCAGGACCGGCGGGCAGAGGCGCGGCGGGCGCTAGCCCGGGTCCGGCCCGAGGGAGCCGACCTCGATGGCGAACTCGCGGAGGTGGCGGAGACGATCCGGCAGGGCCGGGCCGCCCGGCAGGCCGGCGGCTGGCGCGGCCTGACCCGGGCCTGGGTGCGGCCCGCCCTGGTCGCGGGCTGCGGCACCGCGGCCTTCACCCAGCTCGTGGGCATCGAGATGATGATCTACTACGCGCCGACACTGCTGAAGGGGGTCGGCTTCAGCGAGGACGGCGCGCTGCTGACCAATGTGGGGATCGCGGCGATCTACCTCGCCATGACGGCGCTCGGCCTTGCCATCGTCGATCGGGTCGGCCGGCGCCGCCTGTCGCTGCTGACGCTGCCGGGCGCGGCGCTCTCCCTCGCCGTCCTCGGCGCGCTCTTCGCGCTGGGCCGGACCGGGCCGGAGGACGCGCCCTACGTGATCGCCTGCCTGTTCCTGTTCATGATGTTCCAGGCCGGCGGCCTACAGGTGATCGGCTGGCTGACGGGCTCGGAGGTCTACCCGCTCTCGGTGCGCGCGGCTGGCACGAGCGCCCAGGCCGGCACGGTCTGGGGCGCGAACCTCCTGCTCACCGGCACGGCGCTCTCGCTGATCCACCATCTGGGCGCGGGCGGCGCGATGTGGGTCTATGCGGGCCTGAACGCGCTCGCCTTCCTGTTCGTCTGGCAGTTCCTGCCCGAGCTGAAGGGGCGCAGCCTGGAGGAGGTCGAGGAGGCCCTGCGCTGCGGGCACTTCACGCCGGAGCATTTCGCCACCGGCGCCGGCACGCTCCGTCAGCCGGCCGAGGGCGCAGCCTCGTAG
- the glf gene encoding UDP-galactopyranose mutase, translating into MYDWLIVGAGFAGSVLAERLARERGERVLIIDRRNHIGGNAYDRLDEAGLLIHQYGPHIFHTNAEAIVSYLSRFTAWRPYEHRVLAMVDGQAVPIPINLDTINRLYGLALGPDELAAWFAARAETVPEIRTSEDVVVATVGRELYEKFFRGYTRKQWGVDPSELDRQVTARVPTRTNRDDRYFTDTFQSMPAEGYTRMFERMLAHPNIHVMTNADFSDVRDVIPHRRLIYTGPIDAFFDYRYGRLPYRSLRFVHTTRDVAQHQPVAVVNYPQTEAYTRITEYKHLTGQEHPKTSLTFEYPSAEGDPYYPIPRPENQALFKRYEALAQAERNVWFVGRLATYRYYNMDQIVGQALATFRRIDAALERPAAGTRRPASPLYEAAPSAG; encoded by the coding sequence ATGTACGATTGGCTCATCGTCGGCGCGGGCTTCGCCGGCAGCGTCCTGGCGGAACGGCTGGCGCGCGAGCGCGGCGAGCGCGTGCTGATCATCGACCGGCGCAACCACATCGGCGGCAACGCCTACGATCGTCTGGACGAGGCGGGTCTGCTGATCCACCAGTACGGGCCGCACATCTTCCACACCAACGCAGAGGCGATTGTCTCCTACCTGTCGCGCTTCACCGCGTGGCGCCCCTACGAGCACCGGGTGCTGGCGATGGTGGACGGCCAGGCCGTGCCCATCCCGATTAACCTCGACACGATCAACCGCCTCTACGGCCTCGCCCTCGGCCCGGACGAGCTCGCCGCGTGGTTCGCCGCGCGCGCCGAGACGGTGCCGGAGATCCGGACCTCGGAGGACGTAGTGGTCGCGACCGTCGGTCGCGAACTCTACGAGAAGTTCTTCCGCGGCTACACACGCAAGCAGTGGGGCGTCGATCCATCCGAGCTCGACCGGCAGGTCACGGCCCGGGTGCCCACCCGGACCAACCGCGACGACCGCTACTTCACCGACACGTTCCAGTCGATGCCGGCCGAGGGCTACACGCGGATGTTCGAGCGGATGCTGGCCCATCCCAACATCCACGTGATGACGAACGCCGATTTCAGCGATGTGCGCGACGTCATCCCGCACCGGCGGCTGATCTATACAGGGCCGATCGACGCCTTCTTCGATTACCGCTACGGGCGGCTGCCCTATCGCAGCCTGCGCTTCGTCCACACCACGCGGGACGTCGCACAGCACCAGCCGGTGGCAGTGGTGAACTATCCACAGACCGAGGCCTACACGCGCATCACAGAGTACAAACACCTCACGGGGCAAGAGCACCCGAAGACGTCGCTCACCTTCGAGTATCCGAGCGCTGAGGGCGATCCCTACTACCCGATCCCGCGGCCCGAGAACCAGGCCTTGTTCAAGCGCTACGAGGCCCTGGCGCAGGCCGAGCGGAACGTCTGGTTCGTCGGGCGGCTGGCGACCTACCGCTACTACAACATGGACCAGATCGTCGGACAGGCGCTCGCCACCTTCCGGCGCATCGACGCGGCGCTCGAACGCCCCGCCGCCGGGACGCGGCGGCCGGCGTCACCGCTCTACGAGGCTGCGCCCTCGGCCGGCTGA